A genomic window from Candidatus Deferrimicrobiaceae bacterium includes:
- the rfbD gene encoding dTDP-4-dehydrorhamnose reductase produces MLITGANGLLGRDIVRSFSGEYEILATDREECDVARAEECMRVIGGFAPHVVVHCAAYTAVDRAEAEEEAAFALNAGGTRNVALACRAHGALLVTFGTDYVFDGTSDRPYEESDPPGPLSAYGRSKLAAEEALREVAPGSLLLRTQWLFGAHGGNFLLSILERAGRGEELAVVSDQKGSPTYTRDLSDAVKRLLDAGARGTFHFSNEGETTFFDYASFLLAHAGKREARLSPLSTSDLSRETYPAPRPLYAVLSKKKYREATGVAPRRWEDAVLDFLRTERQKEEGS; encoded by the coding sequence ATGTTGATCACCGGGGCCAACGGGTTGCTCGGCCGGGACATCGTTCGATCGTTTTCCGGGGAATACGAGATCCTGGCAACCGACCGGGAGGAGTGCGACGTTGCCCGCGCGGAGGAGTGCATGCGCGTGATCGGCGGATTTGCCCCGCACGTGGTCGTTCACTGCGCCGCCTACACGGCCGTGGACCGGGCGGAAGCGGAGGAGGAGGCCGCCTTCGCTCTCAACGCGGGGGGGACCCGGAACGTGGCGCTGGCCTGTCGGGCGCACGGGGCGTTGCTCGTCACGTTCGGGACGGACTACGTGTTCGACGGTACGTCGGACCGACCCTACGAGGAAAGCGACCCTCCGGGACCGCTGTCGGCATACGGCAGGAGCAAACTCGCCGCCGAGGAGGCGTTGCGGGAGGTCGCCCCGGGTTCTCTTCTCCTGCGCACCCAGTGGCTGTTCGGGGCCCACGGAGGGAATTTTCTCCTCTCCATCCTCGAGCGGGCAGGGAGAGGGGAGGAACTGGCGGTCGTGTCCGACCAGAAGGGGTCCCCGACCTACACCCGGGATCTTTCCGACGCCGTGAAGCGTCTTCTGGATGCCGGGGCGCGGGGGACATTCCATTTTTCCAACGAGGGGGAAACCACGTTTTTCGATTATGCGTCGTTCCTTCTCGCGCATGCCGGGAAACGGGAGGCACGCCTGTCGCCCCTATCCACGTCGGACCTTTCCCGGGAGACGTACCCCGCGCCGCGACCTCTCTATGCCGTGCTCAGCAAGAAAAAATACCGGGAGGCAACCGGGGTCGCCCCGAGGCGCTGGGAGGATGCCGTACTCGATTTCCTCCGGACCGAACGGCAAAAGGAGGAGGGCTCATGA